GCTCGGCACGGTACGGGTCGAGGCGCTCCGCCATTGGTGGGTCCGGGCCTGGATCGTGTTTGCCGTGGGCGCCACCTCCGAGATGCTGCAATATTTCGGTCTGCCGATTTTCGGGCAAACATTCGATCCACTCGATTTTGCCGCTTTCGCAGTCGGCGTCCTCGCCGGACACGTGGTTGAAGAGCTCATCGTGTTCAGGCTGCCGGTGGGCCGGCACGACTGACTATCTGGGAGAATCACCCTGTGAAGGCCATCCTCGACGTCCACTACGAACCGACCATCGCCCATGCGGCCTGTGTCGTCTTCGAGCATTGGTCCGACGAACGTCCGGTCACCACCCATCGCCTTCAGGTGCCGGGAGTCCGGCCCTACCGCCCAGGGCGCTTCTTCGAGCGTGAGCTGCCGCCGCTCCTCGCCATTCTCGAGGCAACGAATGAGAATTTCGATCACATCATTGTCGACGGGTACGTCTACCTCGAGGACGATGCCGTTGGACTCGGCGGCCGTCTCTACGAGTCACTTCCCCGCTCCTGTGCAGTCATCGGTGTCGCGAAAAAACCGCTCGCGATTGCCGACCAATTCGAAGCCATTCACCGGGGCCGCAGCTCCAAACCGCTTTTCGTCTCCGCTATCGGATTGGATGCAGGAGCAGCGACCACGGCCATTGCCAGCATGCACGGGCCCCACCGGATTCCAACCCTCCTCCATCTCACCGA
Above is a window of Acidobacteriota bacterium DNA encoding:
- a CDS encoding DUF2809 domain-containing protein; the protein is MVTQKHLIVGIAVLVALLHFPIGSGYAGPWRPFVTGYLIDILLPFAMYLLLGTVRVEALRHWWVRAWIVFAVGATSEMLQYFGLPIFGQTFDPLDFAAFAVGVLAGHVVEELIVFRLPVGRHD
- a CDS encoding endonuclease V — its product is MKAILDVHYEPTIAHAACVVFEHWSDERPVTTHRLQVPGVRPYRPGRFFERELPPLLAILEATNENFDHIIVDGYVYLEDDAVGLGGRLYESLPRSCAVIGVAKKPLAIADQFEAIHRGRSSKPLFVSAIGLDAGAATTAIASMHGPHRIPTLLHLTDRIARGN